The following are encoded in a window of Ruminiclostridium herbifermentans genomic DNA:
- a CDS encoding radical SAM protein, translated as MIQICNQCPRQCGVNRNTNLGFCGVPEKPKVAKAFLHMWEEPCISGTAGSGTVFFSGCNLKCIYCQNFDISQKNYGKVISIERLQQIFIELIDKGAHNINLVNPSHYTAAIKQALIELRDSGKMNVPVVYNTNGYESVETLKSMEGLIDVYLPDLKYYYETTAFNYSKASNYPEVSKKAILEMYRQVGSPVFDETGLIKRGMIIRHLILPGHTKESIKILDWISENLPKSVYISLMSQYTPYYEADKHPEINRPITKHEYEKVVNHLYKLGLEEGYVQERQSADSQYIPNFNLEGV; from the coding sequence ATGATTCAGATTTGTAACCAGTGCCCAAGACAATGTGGTGTCAATAGAAATACAAATTTAGGGTTTTGCGGCGTACCAGAGAAGCCAAAAGTAGCTAAGGCTTTTTTACATATGTGGGAGGAGCCTTGTATCAGCGGAACGGCAGGATCAGGAACTGTATTCTTTTCAGGGTGTAATCTAAAATGTATTTATTGTCAGAATTTTGATATCAGTCAGAAGAATTATGGTAAGGTTATATCTATTGAAAGGCTCCAACAAATATTTATTGAACTGATAGATAAAGGCGCTCACAATATAAACCTTGTAAATCCATCTCACTATACTGCAGCAATAAAACAGGCCTTAATTGAGTTAAGGGATAGTGGAAAGATGAACGTACCAGTGGTATATAATACGAATGGATATGAGTCAGTAGAAACTTTAAAATCAATGGAGGGATTAATTGATGTATACCTCCCGGATTTAAAATATTATTATGAAACCACTGCTTTCAATTACTCCAAAGCGAGTAATTATCCTGAGGTGAGCAAGAAGGCTATATTAGAGATGTATAGACAGGTAGGAAGTCCAGTATTTGACGAAACTGGGCTAATTAAGCGTGGCATGATTATAAGGCATCTGATACTACCAGGCCATACAAAAGAAAGTATAAAAATTTTGGATTGGATTAGTGAGAATTTGCCCAAAAGTGTATATATATCTTTAATGAGCCAGTATACACCGTATTATGAAGCCGATAAGCACCCAGAAATTAACAGACCAATAACAAAGCATGAATACGAAAAGGTAGTAAATCACTTATATAAATTAGGACTTGAAGAAGGGTATGTCCAGGAAAGACAGTCCGCAGACTCACAATATATCCCAAACTTCAATCTTGAGGGGGTTTAA